A genomic region of candidate division WOR-3 bacterium contains the following coding sequences:
- a CDS encoding NYN domain-containing protein, with protein MSPRVVIDGYNLIHAMPELARLVGTDLERARDALVAKLAVYRSGRGVRVTVVFDGRGAGVQQTRPPGGIEVVFSRAPQTADAKIKTMLSLEKSPKSWTVVTSDNSIVLFARDFGAKNIPSAEFAARLGPTIPKLGPNRPAQKDTPMSAAEVAEWEEFFRRGRQDKRS; from the coding sequence ATGAGTCCCCGCGTCGTGATTGATGGGTACAATCTGATTCACGCGATGCCGGAACTGGCCCGGCTGGTCGGAACCGACCTCGAACGGGCGAGAGACGCACTGGTCGCGAAGCTCGCGGTCTACCGTTCAGGGCGAGGCGTGCGGGTCACGGTCGTCTTCGACGGCCGCGGCGCCGGTGTGCAGCAGACGCGGCCGCCGGGCGGCATCGAAGTCGTCTTCTCCCGCGCGCCGCAGACCGCGGACGCGAAGATAAAGACGATGCTGTCGCTGGAGAAGAGCCCGAAGTCGTGGACCGTGGTCACGTCCGACAATTCCATCGTCCTCTTTGCCCGCGACTTTGGAGCGAAGAACATCCCTTCCGCCGAGTTCGCGGCCAGGCTCGGGCCCACAATTCCCAAACTCGGCCCCAATCGGCCCGCACAGAAGGACACACCGATGTCCGCGGCCGAGGTCGCGGAGTGGGAAGAGTTCTTCCGCAGGGGCCGGCAGGACAAGCGCAGCTAG
- a CDS encoding four helix bundle protein: MEKGGTDARRDLRERTFEFAVRVTKLCRALKPVDLASRVIARQFLRAGTSIGANYEEAQASHSRADSACKCGIALKEAREAHYWLRLLAATDTVAGSRLTDILAECNELIAVLTTIVRKVKQPAA, from the coding sequence TTGGAGAAGGGTGGAACGGACGCGAGGCGGGACCTGAGGGAGAGGACGTTTGAGTTTGCGGTGCGCGTGACGAAGCTCTGCCGCGCCCTGAAGCCTGTGGACCTCGCATCCCGCGTGATTGCCCGGCAATTCCTGCGGGCTGGTACGTCGATCGGCGCCAACTACGAGGAGGCCCAGGCCAGTCACAGCCGGGCCGATTCCGCCTGCAAGTGCGGCATCGCGCTGAAGGAAGCACGCGAGGCACACTACTGGCTGCGTTTGCTCGCAGCGACCGACACCGTTGCGGGGTCCCGGCTGACGGACATCCTGGCCGAGTGCAATGAACTCATCGCCGTCCTGACGACAATCGTGAGAAAGGTCAAACAGCCGGCGGCTTGA
- a CDS encoding GNAT family N-acetyltransferase, which translates to MRIVSYDELRDPRDFLELMEACFGEISVPEHPDLLQRHDERRKHEFGFGVYRGKTLASFIGVAELKVRTRSGKTESALGIHHVATHPAFARQGLCRRLFDFVHDRYCKEGRRFSFLYTSRSLVARSLYCELGYKEILMSGTRAPRALLILPPTRKRPERNRTRIADLAVAERLFAEATAGEYGFVVRPHGWVLSRLKQWKMKTDYVFIDRDGYAFTNPDRFGRYIEEFICRNRTAYVRLLNRIIAATRGGLVHYYVRDPILGAIYKERGARFRYETYASLMVKPLTRASFPSVFGPRLFQSPVDQF; encoded by the coding sequence ATGAGAATCGTGAGTTACGATGAGCTCCGAGACCCGCGCGACTTCTTAGAGTTGATGGAAGCCTGCTTCGGCGAGATCTCGGTGCCCGAGCATCCCGACCTGCTCCAGCGCCACGACGAACGCCGCAAGCACGAGTTCGGCTTCGGTGTGTACCGCGGTAAGACACTCGCGTCGTTCATCGGCGTCGCTGAACTCAAGGTCCGCACCCGCTCCGGCAAGACCGAGTCTGCGCTCGGCATCCACCACGTCGCGACCCACCCGGCCTTTGCCCGCCAGGGCCTCTGCCGCCGCCTCTTCGACTTCGTCCACGACCGCTACTGCAAAGAAGGGCGCCGGTTCTCCTTCCTCTACACCAGCCGCTCTCTCGTGGCCCGTTCTCTCTACTGCGAACTCGGATACAAAGAGATACTCATGTCCGGCACGCGTGCTCCCCGTGCCCTGCTCATCCTCCCGCCGACGCGCAAGCGCCCCGAGCGCAATCGCACCCGCATCGCCGACCTGGCAGTCGCCGAGAGGCTCTTTGCCGAAGCCACGGCCGGCGAGTACGGCTTCGTGGTAAGGCCGCACGGCTGGGTTCTCTCCCGCCTCAAGCAGTGGAAGATGAAGACCGACTACGTATTCATCGACCGCGACGGCTACGCCTTCACCAATCCGGACCGGTTCGGGCGATACATCGAGGAATTCATCTGCCGTAACCGAACCGCATACGTCCGCCTGCTCAACCGCATCATCGCCGCGACGCGTGGTGGCTTGGTCCACTACTACGTCCGTGACCCGATTCTCGGGGCAATCTACAAGGAGCGTGGCGCGCGCTTCCGGTACGAGACGTACGCGAGCCTGATGGTCAAACCGCTGACCCGCGCCTCATTCCCGTCGGTCTTCGGCCCCCGCCTCTTCCAGTCTCCGGTAGACCAGTTCTAG